A part of Pararhodobacter sp. genomic DNA contains:
- a CDS encoding DUF932 domain-containing protein: MGVVEVLDPVAPARAGGWKVDVSRGERNGRVSSEWFNRPDDERYLSLDDLWANVKGRSDRSRSRVVQTADIRVEAARDNPERLHLMLPKAHEPVAPTHWAFGQLASIVGAPASYLRQLPAPLAGINLQYGLTNHRAEQVKTFETEDGRTELRAVTGPDYGRIHDHELVEAVQRIAGNGTGDTRWKVPGVLDWSTGVYNPDVEISRDTTTLYASDRDVFLFLVDDHNPIEAGRLPDGSPDLYFRGFYCWNSEVGAKTLGMASFYLRAVCQNRNLWGVEDFQEIKIRHSKYAASRFAHEAAPALTRFGNSSPQGFVNGIKAARQQIVARTDEDRDDFLRKRGISKAESGKIIEKVLMEEGRPPESIFDFVQGITRLARDKTQQDARLDMEGRAKKLLDRVG; encoded by the coding sequence ATGGGCGTTGTAGAAGTTCTGGATCCAGTCGCACCGGCGCGGGCGGGTGGCTGGAAAGTGGATGTGAGCCGGGGTGAGCGGAACGGGCGAGTGTCGTCCGAATGGTTCAACCGGCCCGATGATGAGCGGTATCTGTCGCTCGACGATCTCTGGGCCAATGTGAAAGGTCGGTCCGACCGCAGCCGCAGCCGAGTGGTGCAGACGGCGGATATCCGGGTCGAGGCCGCGCGCGATAACCCCGAGCGGTTGCATCTGATGCTGCCGAAAGCGCATGAACCTGTTGCGCCCACGCATTGGGCGTTCGGCCAGCTTGCCAGCATCGTCGGCGCTCCGGCCTCCTACCTGCGGCAGTTGCCCGCGCCGCTGGCGGGGATCAACCTGCAGTATGGCCTGACCAACCACCGCGCCGAGCAGGTGAAGACTTTCGAGACCGAGGATGGCCGCACTGAATTGCGCGCTGTGACCGGGCCGGACTACGGCCGCATCCATGACCATGAACTGGTCGAGGCGGTGCAACGGATCGCGGGCAATGGCACCGGCGACACGCGCTGGAAGGTGCCGGGGGTGCTCGACTGGTCGACCGGGGTCTACAACCCCGATGTCGAAATCAGCCGCGACACGACCACGCTCTATGCCTCGGACCGCGACGTCTTCCTGTTTCTCGTCGACGATCACAACCCGATCGAGGCGGGCCGGTTGCCGGACGGTTCCCCTGATCTCTACTTCCGGGGCTTCTATTGCTGGAACTCCGAGGTGGGCGCCAAGACGCTCGGCATGGCGAGCTTCTACCTTCGGGCGGTGTGCCAGAACCGCAACCTCTGGGGCGTCGAGGATTTCCAGGAGATCAAGATCCGCCACTCGAAATACGCCGCGTCGCGCTTCGCACATGAGGCGGCCCCGGCGCTGACGCGCTTCGGCAATTCCTCGCCGCAGGGTTTCGTGAACGGAATCAAGGCCGCGCGGCAGCAGATCGTGGCGCGCACGGATGAGGACCGGGATGACTTCCTGCGCAAGCGCGGCATCTCGAAGGCGGAGTCGGGCAAGATCATCGAGAAGGTGCTGATGGAAGAGGGCCGCCCGCCCGAGAGCATCTTCGACTTCGTGCAGGGCATCACGCGGCTTGCGCGCGACAAGACCCAGCAGGATGCCCGGCTCGACATGGAAGGGCGCGCCAAGAAGCTACTCGACCGGGTCGGCTGA
- a CDS encoding H-NS family nucleoid-associated regulatory protein — protein sequence MADFNLEAMSLKELRQLQKDLAKAISTYEDRHKAEARTKLEAIAKEMGYSLAELIGIEVKATRAPALAKYRHPENAALTWSGRGRKPQWFADHINAGKDPSALAV from the coding sequence ATGGCTGATTTCAATCTCGAGGCGATGTCGCTCAAGGAACTGCGGCAATTGCAGAAGGACCTCGCCAAGGCGATTTCCACCTATGAGGACCGTCATAAGGCCGAAGCCCGCACCAAGCTGGAAGCCATCGCCAAGGAGATGGGCTACTCCCTCGCCGAACTGATCGGTATTGAGGTGAAAGCCACCCGTGCGCCGGCCCTCGCGAAGTATAGGCACCCTGAGAACGCGGCCCTCACCTGGTCGGGCCGGGGCCGGAAACCGCAGTGGTTCGCAGACCACATCAACGCCGGCAAGGACCCGAGCGCTCTGGCGGTCTGA
- a CDS encoding ParB/RepB/Spo0J family partition protein — protein sequence MAKAAQKVTLSPSRDIPFDKLALSQTNVRRIKAGVSVEELAEDIARRGLLQGLNVRPMLDAEGVETGMFEIPAGGRRFQALSLLVKQKRLAKTAPIPCIVRDAASEILAEDNSLAENMQRVALHPLDQFRAFQALREKGQGEEAIAAAFFVTPQIVKQRLKLASVAPALLEVYAEDGMTLEQLMAFTVNPDHARQVQVWEAVKNSWNKEPYAIRRMLTETSVRASDRRAVFVGVDAYEAAGGVVLRDLFQGDEGGWLEDPALLDRLVAEKLQAEAEALVSEGWKWIEVAADLPYGYSHGLRRLAGDPAPMIDEESAAHASLLAEYRALEEEYSGQDEYPEEIDARLGQLETAMESLEQRPLIYDPAEVGRAGVFVTLDRDGCLAVYRGYVRPEDEPREETAVQYGDGADDMGQGGDVGVSSWKPSGTSVGGTVITSGGQPIGADLSEEEDDGALKPLPERLVMELTAHRTLALREAIGRSPDVALTLMLLKLVTDTFRTSSATGSCLEASVRHVYMSAQAPDLKDSVVAKLVDERHAAWEADLPLGDDAGLWDYLTLLDQGSRLALLAHCLSFGINALHEKVNPYGAGISASGLTRRMKHADLVARAVDLDMVEAGWEPTVDGYLNRVPKARILEAVREAKGEGTAQLLDHLKKGEMATEAERLLKGSGWLPEVLRRTDLAAQDGEAIGEGQGQDAGQPEEVDLPAFLMADLPDGNASMMAAE from the coding sequence ATGGCGAAAGCAGCCCAGAAAGTCACCCTGTCCCCCTCACGGGACATCCCCTTCGACAAGCTCGCGCTGAGCCAGACCAACGTGCGGCGCATCAAGGCTGGCGTCTCGGTCGAGGAACTTGCCGAGGACATCGCGCGGCGCGGCCTGCTGCAGGGCTTGAACGTTCGGCCCATGCTCGATGCCGAGGGCGTCGAGACCGGCATGTTCGAGATCCCGGCCGGTGGTCGTCGCTTCCAGGCGCTGTCGTTGCTGGTGAAGCAGAAGCGGCTGGCGAAGACCGCGCCGATCCCCTGTATCGTGCGGGATGCTGCGTCGGAGATCCTCGCCGAGGACAACTCGCTGGCGGAGAACATGCAGCGCGTCGCCCTGCACCCGCTGGACCAGTTCCGCGCGTTTCAGGCCCTGCGCGAAAAGGGTCAGGGCGAGGAAGCGATCGCGGCAGCCTTCTTCGTCACGCCGCAGATCGTCAAGCAGCGCCTGAAACTTGCCTCCGTGGCCCCTGCCCTGCTCGAGGTCTATGCCGAGGATGGCATGACGTTGGAACAGCTGATGGCATTCACTGTGAACCCCGATCATGCGCGTCAGGTGCAGGTCTGGGAGGCTGTGAAGAACTCGTGGAACAAGGAGCCCTATGCCATCCGGCGCATGCTGACCGAGACCTCGGTCCGGGCGTCTGATCGTCGCGCGGTCTTTGTTGGTGTCGATGCCTATGAGGCGGCAGGCGGCGTCGTCCTGCGCGATCTGTTTCAGGGCGACGAAGGTGGCTGGCTCGAGGACCCTGCCCTTTTGGACCGGCTGGTTGCCGAGAAGCTCCAGGCCGAAGCCGAGGCTCTGGTCTCCGAGGGCTGGAAGTGGATCGAGGTCGCGGCCGACCTGCCCTACGGCTACAGCCACGGTCTGCGGCGTCTGGCCGGTGATCCCGCCCCGATGATCGACGAGGAAAGCGCGGCCCACGCTTCGCTCCTCGCCGAGTATCGTGCGCTGGAGGAGGAATACTCCGGCCAGGACGAATACCCCGAGGAGATCGACGCTCGGCTGGGCCAGCTCGAAACGGCGATGGAATCGCTTGAGCAGCGGCCCTTGATCTACGATCCGGCCGAGGTCGGGCGCGCCGGCGTCTTCGTCACGCTGGATCGGGACGGCTGTCTCGCGGTCTATCGTGGCTATGTCCGGCCCGAGGACGAGCCGCGCGAGGAAACCGCGGTCCAGTATGGTGATGGCGCGGATGATATGGGGCAGGGGGGTGATGTCGGTGTTTCCAGCTGGAAACCCTCGGGGACCTCTGTCGGCGGCACCGTCATCACTTCGGGTGGTCAGCCGATCGGTGCTGACCTGTCGGAGGAAGAAGATGACGGCGCGCTGAAGCCGCTGCCCGAGCGGTTGGTCATGGAACTGACGGCCCACCGGACCCTCGCGCTGCGTGAGGCCATCGGGCGTTCGCCGGACGTGGCGTTGACGCTCATGCTCCTGAAGTTGGTGACGGATACCTTCCGCACCTCCTCTGCGACGGGCAGCTGCCTCGAAGCCTCGGTGCGTCACGTCTACATGTCGGCCCAGGCGCCCGATCTGAAGGACAGCGTCGTCGCCAAGCTCGTCGACGAGCGTCACGCCGCCTGGGAGGCTGATTTGCCTCTCGGCGATGATGCCGGCCTCTGGGACTATCTGACGCTCCTCGACCAGGGTAGCCGTCTGGCGCTCCTGGCGCATTGCCTCAGCTTCGGGATCAACGCGCTCCATGAGAAGGTGAACCCCTATGGGGCGGGCATCTCGGCCAGCGGTCTGACCCGCCGCATGAAGCATGCCGATCTGGTGGCGCGGGCGGTCGATCTCGACATGGTCGAGGCGGGCTGGGAGCCGACGGTCGATGGCTATCTCAACCGTGTGCCCAAGGCCCGGATCCTCGAGGCCGTGCGCGAGGCGAAGGGTGAAGGGACCGCGCAGCTCCTTGATCACCTGAAGAAGGGCGAGATGGCCACGGAAGCCGAGCGGCTCCTCAAGGGAAGCGGGTGGTTGCCCGAGGTCCTCCGCCGGACCGATCTGGCCGCGCAGGACGGCGAGGCGATCGGAGAAGGGCAGGGGCAGGACGCTGGCCAGCCCGAAGAGGTCGATCTCCCGGCCTTCCTGATGGCTGATTTGCCCGACGGCAATGCGTCGATGATGGCCGCAGAGTGA
- the blaRCP gene encoding RCP family class A beta-lactamase — protein MRFTATVLSRVATGLALGLSMATASLAETPVEALSETVARIEEQLGARVGLSLMETGTGWSWSHREDELFLMNSTVKVPVCGAILARWDAGRLSLSDALPVRKADLVPYAPVTETRVGGNMTLDELCLAAIDMSDNVAANILIGHLGGPEAVTQFFRSVGDPTSRLDRIEPKLNDFASGDERDTTSPAAMSETLRALLLGDVLSPEARGKLAEWMRHGGVTGALLRAEAEDAWLILDKSGSGSHTRNLVAVIQPEGGAPWIATMFISDTDAEFEVRNEALKDLGRAVVAVVRE, from the coding sequence ATGCGGTTCACCGCTACCGTCCTGTCGCGTGTCGCGACAGGGCTCGCTCTCGGCCTGTCCATGGCCACGGCCTCCCTCGCCGAAACGCCTGTCGAGGCGCTCTCCGAAACCGTCGCCCGGATCGAGGAACAGCTCGGCGCCCGCGTCGGCCTCTCGCTCATGGAGACCGGCACGGGTTGGTCCTGGTCTCACCGCGAGGACGAGCTTTTCCTCATGAACAGCACGGTCAAGGTGCCGGTCTGCGGCGCCATCCTCGCGCGTTGGGACGCGGGCAGGCTGTCGCTCTCCGATGCGCTGCCGGTGCGCAAGGCCGACCTCGTGCCCTACGCGCCCGTCACGGAGACGCGGGTCGGCGGCAACATGACCCTCGACGAGCTCTGCCTCGCGGCGATCGACATGAGCGACAATGTGGCGGCGAACATCCTGATCGGGCATCTCGGGGGGCCGGAGGCGGTGACGCAGTTCTTCCGCAGCGTCGGCGACCCGACGAGCCGTCTCGACCGCATCGAGCCCAAGCTGAACGACTTCGCTTCTGGAGACGAGCGGGACACCACGAGCCCGGCCGCCATGTCCGAGACGCTGCGAGCGCTGCTGCTGGGCGACGTGCTGTCTCCGGAGGCCCGCGGGAAGCTGGCGGAGTGGATGCGCCACGGCGGCGTGACCGGCGCATTGCTGCGCGCCGAGGCCGAGGACGCCTGGCTGATCCTCGACAAGTCGGGCAGCGGAAGCCACACGCGCAACCTCGTCGCGGTGATCCAGCCTGAAGGCGGAGCGCCCTGGATCGCGACCATGTTCATCTCGGATACGGACGCGGAGTTCGAGGTTCGCAACGAGGCGCTCAAAGATCTGGGTAGGGCGGTGGTCGCGGTTGTTCGCGAATAG
- a CDS encoding single-stranded DNA-binding protein, with translation MQNIVILAGNIGQKPEVRSTQSGTKITNFTLATSRPRLSEGRVMRDENGYRVMDTEWHRITCFNGLGKTVAEHCEKGMKVLVHGRIHYTKWTDATGTDRYGCEIIAEKVDFLSRPKSAENENPELVDRDDEIPF, from the coding sequence ATGCAGAACATCGTTATCCTCGCCGGCAACATCGGTCAAAAGCCCGAAGTGCGCTCGACCCAAAGCGGCACGAAGATCACCAACTTCACCCTGGCCACCTCGCGGCCGCGCCTCTCCGAGGGTCGCGTGATGCGCGACGAGAACGGCTACCGGGTCATGGACACCGAATGGCACCGCATCACCTGCTTCAACGGCCTCGGCAAGACCGTCGCAGAGCACTGCGAAAAGGGTATGAAGGTCCTCGTCCATGGCCGCATCCACTACACGAAGTGGACCGACGCAACCGGCACCGATCGCTACGGCTGCGAGATCATCGCCGAGAAGGTTGACTTCCTGAGCCGCCCGAAGTCGGCCGAGAACGAAAACCCCGAGCTGGTCGACCGCGACGACGAGATCCCGTTCTGA
- a CDS encoding Fic family protein: MLKPTYAIPALPPPAEIETVPVLKALARASRALADLKGQAKTIPNQGILIDTLALQEAKASSEVENIVTTQDELFQADVFPDDPQSPAAKEVALYRDALRLGYARLGETGGLIPNSALIDMFRLLKGRSDGFRVTPGTALKNEQTGEIVFVPPQDAHEIVRHMTALERFINDDELSDLDPLIKMALIHHQFESIHPFPDGNGRIGRILNVLYLTRTGLLDIPVLYLSRFITRNKADYYRHLQAVRDTGDWEPWVIYMLEAVAETSATTVEIVTGIRQQMADVKHRLREDLPKIYSQELLNNLFRHPYTRIEYLQNDLDVSRQTAAKYLDILAEHGFVEKHRSGKHNYFINVALVKLFLDVSGGP; this comes from the coding sequence ATGTTAAAGCCGACCTACGCCATTCCCGCCCTGCCACCCCCGGCCGAGATCGAAACCGTTCCGGTCCTGAAGGCGCTCGCTCGCGCCAGCCGCGCGCTTGCGGATCTGAAGGGTCAGGCCAAGACCATTCCGAACCAAGGCATCCTGATCGACACGCTGGCTCTTCAGGAAGCCAAAGCTTCGTCGGAAGTCGAAAACATCGTCACAACGCAGGATGAACTGTTTCAGGCGGATGTTTTCCCTGACGATCCGCAGTCCCCGGCGGCCAAAGAAGTAGCGCTGTATCGCGACGCTCTGCGGCTCGGATACGCACGCTTGGGCGAAACCGGCGGCCTGATCCCAAATTCGGCGCTCATCGACATGTTCCGCTTGCTGAAGGGCCGCAGCGATGGATTTCGAGTGACACCGGGTACTGCCCTCAAGAACGAGCAAACAGGGGAGATCGTCTTCGTCCCGCCCCAGGATGCGCACGAAATTGTCCGCCACATGACGGCGCTCGAACGGTTCATCAACGACGATGAACTCAGCGATCTCGATCCGCTCATCAAGATGGCTTTGATCCATCATCAGTTCGAAAGCATCCACCCGTTTCCGGATGGGAACGGACGTATCGGGCGCATCCTCAACGTACTTTATCTGACCAGAACGGGGTTGCTCGACATCCCGGTGCTCTACCTGTCGCGGTTCATCACCCGTAACAAAGCGGACTACTACAGGCACCTTCAGGCGGTGCGCGACACGGGCGATTGGGAACCCTGGGTCATCTACATGCTGGAGGCCGTTGCAGAGACTTCTGCCACAACAGTCGAGATCGTCACCGGCATCCGACAGCAAATGGCGGACGTGAAGCATCGGCTACGTGAGGACTTGCCGAAGATTTACAGCCAGGAACTTCTGAACAACTTGTTTCGCCATCCCTACACCCGGATCGAATATCTGCAGAACGATCTGGATGTCAGTCGGCAGACGGCCGCGAAGTATCTCGACATCTTGGCCGAGCACGGCTTTGTCGAAAAGCACCGCTCTGGAAAGCACAACTACTTCATCAACGTCGCCCTGGTGAAACTCTTCCTCGACGTTTCGGGCGGACCGTAA
- a CDS encoding ABC transporter ATP-binding protein, giving the protein MAIGDILVDVQAVAKHYGEGETRVDALRQVDLQVRAGEVIALLGPSGSGKTTLLNIIGCILDPSSGRVVLDGDPVFDGKWLRSDLRRLRLDKIGFIFQAHNLLPFLTAAENVSLVLDLAGWAPEKGKERAKELLDYLEVGHRAPVKPALLSGGEAQRVAIARALANRPRIILADEPTAALDSKRAQLVMDLLRKLAAEQEACILTVTHDEKIFDRFDRLIHLRDGKLADE; this is encoded by the coding sequence ATGGCCATCGGTGATATTCTGGTCGATGTGCAAGCCGTGGCCAAGCACTATGGCGAAGGCGAGACCCGCGTCGATGCCCTCCGCCAAGTTGACCTGCAGGTGCGTGCAGGTGAGGTGATCGCACTCCTGGGGCCGTCAGGGTCTGGCAAGACGACGCTTCTGAACATCATCGGCTGCATCCTTGACCCATCCTCGGGTCGGGTGGTGCTGGATGGTGATCCGGTCTTTGACGGCAAATGGCTGCGCAGCGATCTGCGTCGTCTGCGGCTGGACAAGATTGGCTTCATCTTTCAGGCGCACAACCTGCTGCCCTTCCTGACGGCGGCAGAAAATGTATCCCTCGTCCTCGACCTTGCCGGTTGGGCGCCCGAAAAGGGAAAGGAGCGGGCAAAAGAGCTTCTCGATTATCTCGAGGTCGGCCACCGCGCCCCGGTTAAGCCCGCGCTGTTATCAGGGGGCGAGGCGCAACGCGTGGCTATCGCACGCGCGCTGGCCAACCGCCCGCGGATCATCCTTGCGGACGAGCCGACCGCGGCATTGGACAGCAAACGCGCACAACTGGTCATGGACCTGCTGCGAAAGCTTGCCGCCGAGCAGGAAGCCTGCATCCTGACGGTCACCCATGACGAGAAAATCTTCGACCGCTTCGATCGGCTTATCCATCTGCGCGACGGAAAATTGGCAGATGAGTAG
- a CDS encoding DUF6878 family protein, which produces MTLSEPTLAPPMAPSTVDMAQIFAAHAERAARIEALRPGNKDRLFDGLTAAGITHVTVTFDGAGDSGQIESIGAWSGENAVDFPATEIAYAALTWDDPEVEMRNLSLEDVVEQLAYDFLSDTHGGWENNDGAWGEFCFDGAARCIHLEFNERYTLSELHTHDF; this is translated from the coding sequence ATGACCCTGAGTGAACCCACCCTCGCGCCCCCGATGGCGCCCTCGACCGTCGACATGGCGCAGATCTTCGCGGCCCATGCCGAGCGTGCCGCTCGGATCGAAGCGCTGCGCCCCGGCAACAAGGATCGCCTCTTCGACGGCCTCACGGCCGCCGGCATCACCCATGTCACCGTGACCTTCGACGGGGCCGGGGACAGCGGCCAGATCGAAAGCATCGGCGCATGGTCCGGTGAGAATGCCGTCGATTTCCCCGCGACCGAGATCGCCTATGCCGCGCTGACCTGGGACGACCCCGAGGTCGAGATGCGCAACCTGTCACTGGAGGATGTTGTCGAGCAGCTGGCCTACGATTTCCTCTCCGACACCCATGGCGGTTGGGAGAACAACGACGGCGCTTGGGGCGAGTTCTGCTTCGACGGCGCGGCCCGATGCATCCACCTCGAGTTCAACGAGCGGTACACCTTGTCCGAACTCCACACCCACGATTTCTGA
- a CDS encoding LysR family transcriptional regulator: MDRPDLPLNALRVFEVAMRQGSFTKAAIELRVTQAAVSHQVARLEDLLGTALFLRTSQGLIPTDEGRLLFPVLEHGFDAMSRVLDRLGGRRDIEVLKVGVNTTFAMCWLMPRLEAFRQAHPQIDLRISTNNNRVEILREGLDMAIRFGTGGWTGHDAIPLAEAPMAPLCAPGLASRLLHPSDLGQVTLLRSYRSAEWPGWFEAAGVPCPPVTGPVFDSSVALAELATSGAGVALLPISMFESYIAQGRLAQPFGVTVSVGRYYLAWPSDRPATSAMSTFSRWLTGQSAE, translated from the coding sequence ATGGATCGCCCCGACCTGCCGCTCAATGCCCTGCGCGTATTCGAGGTCGCCATGCGCCAGGGCAGCTTTACCAAGGCCGCGATCGAGCTGCGCGTCACCCAGGCTGCCGTCAGCCACCAGGTCGCGCGGCTCGAGGACCTGCTGGGCACAGCGCTGTTCCTGAGGACCTCCCAGGGGCTGATCCCGACCGACGAGGGACGCCTGCTCTTTCCCGTGCTTGAGCATGGGTTCGACGCGATGTCGCGGGTGCTCGACCGTCTCGGCGGGCGGCGCGACATCGAGGTGCTAAAGGTTGGCGTCAACACGACCTTCGCGATGTGCTGGCTGATGCCGCGGCTCGAGGCGTTCCGACAGGCCCATCCCCAGATCGACCTGAGGATCTCGACCAACAACAACCGGGTGGAGATCCTGCGCGAGGGGCTCGACATGGCGATCCGTTTCGGCACTGGAGGCTGGACAGGACACGATGCGATCCCACTGGCAGAGGCGCCGATGGCGCCGCTCTGCGCGCCGGGCCTCGCGTCACGGCTGCTGCATCCCTCGGACCTCGGGCAAGTAACGCTTCTGCGCAGCTACCGAAGCGCCGAATGGCCGGGCTGGTTTGAGGCCGCAGGCGTGCCTTGCCCGCCTGTCACCGGGCCGGTCTTTGACAGCTCGGTGGCTTTGGCAGAGCTGGCAACCTCAGGCGCCGGCGTCGCCCTGCTGCCGATCTCCATGTTCGAGAGCTACATCGCGCAGGGCCGCTTGGCACAGCCTTTCGGCGTCACAGTTTCTGTCGGACGTTACTATCTCGCCTGGCCGTCCGACCGGCCCGCCACATCAGCGATGAGCACGTTCTCGCGTTGGCTGACCGGCCAGAGCGCTGAGTAA